From a region of the Rathayibacter sp. VKM Ac-2804 genome:
- a CDS encoding phosphodiesterase — protein sequence MGDETTTRTQPEHPQLGHFRAADRVIAHLSDTHFLAEGAPLYGRVDTVSRLEQAVARLVERGGRLDAILVTGDVADRGEADAYRRVRDVLDPVGERFDCPIVWVMGNHDERGAFRRVLLDQEESDASGEAPMDQVVDLGGLRLIALDSAVPGYHHGALTGEQLESLAAELATPAPLGTILALHHPPLPTPLGAMTVLELRGMDRLEEVVRGTDVRAILGGHLHYSTAATFAGVPVFVAGATSYTMDLGAPERELAGIDGAQSFSLVHVHPETVATSLVPSATAPIATRFGTDLIEKLESLDEQGRIDLWSRMPGTDG from the coding sequence ATGGGTGACGAGACGACGACGAGGACGCAGCCGGAGCATCCGCAGCTCGGGCACTTCCGGGCCGCCGACCGGGTGATCGCGCACCTCAGCGACACGCACTTCCTCGCGGAGGGGGCTCCGCTCTACGGGCGGGTCGACACGGTGTCCCGGCTCGAGCAGGCGGTCGCGCGGCTCGTCGAGCGCGGCGGTCGCCTCGACGCGATCCTCGTCACCGGCGACGTCGCAGACCGGGGCGAGGCGGACGCCTACCGGCGGGTGAGGGACGTGCTCGATCCCGTAGGAGAGCGCTTCGACTGCCCGATCGTCTGGGTGATGGGCAACCACGACGAGCGCGGTGCGTTCCGTCGTGTCCTCCTCGACCAGGAGGAGAGTGACGCGTCGGGCGAGGCTCCGATGGACCAGGTCGTCGACCTCGGCGGGTTGCGGCTCATCGCGCTCGACAGCGCGGTGCCCGGCTACCACCACGGTGCGCTGACCGGCGAGCAGCTCGAGTCCCTCGCCGCCGAGCTCGCGACGCCCGCCCCGCTCGGCACGATCCTCGCGCTGCACCACCCGCCGCTCCCGACGCCGCTCGGGGCGATGACCGTGCTCGAGCTCCGCGGGATGGACCGGCTGGAGGAGGTGGTGCGCGGGACCGACGTGCGCGCGATCCTCGGCGGGCATCTGCACTATTCGACGGCCGCCACCTTCGCCGGCGTCCCGGTCTTCGTCGCCGGAGCGACCAGCTACACGATGGACCTCGGCGCTCCGGAGCGCGAGCTCGCCGGCATCGACGGCGCGCAGAGCTTCTCGCTCGTGCACGTGCACCCGGAGACCGTCGCCACCTCGCTCGTCCCGAGTGCGACGGCTCCGATCGCCACCCGCTTCGGCACCGACCTGATCGAGAAGCTCGAGAGTCTCGACGAGCAGGGCCGCATCGACCTGTGGTCGCGGATGCCGGGGACCGATGGCTGA
- a CDS encoding tyrosine recombinase XerC — translation MADTRPFDARPHDGPPRGEPLAAAVEDFLRYVLDERSLSPATARGYRADLSTLIDFAASRKQPMLAQLDLELLRDWLWHESQTGVARATLARRTAAVRSFSSWAQRSERLPIDVAARLRTPKGGRPLPRVLTEPQTEHLIDVVAARGATEDPVALRDLAIVELLYASGIRVSELVAIDVGDLDLSRLTVLVTGKGSKQRVVPFGVPAKEALIAYLEKARPQLLPDVTATGASTSALLLGRRGARLTPRTVYGVVARLLDGGQGSGPSGPHTLRHTAATHLLDGGADLRAVQELLGHASLGTTQIYTHVSTERIREAYRLAHPRA, via the coding sequence ATGGCTGACACTCGTCCCTTCGACGCACGACCGCACGACGGACCGCCGCGCGGCGAGCCGCTCGCGGCGGCCGTCGAGGACTTCCTCCGCTACGTCCTCGACGAGCGCTCGCTCTCACCGGCTACGGCTCGGGGCTACCGCGCCGACCTCTCGACGCTGATCGACTTCGCCGCGAGCCGGAAGCAGCCGATGCTCGCCCAGCTCGACCTCGAGCTGCTGCGCGACTGGCTCTGGCACGAGTCGCAGACCGGTGTCGCCCGCGCGACGCTCGCCCGGCGGACCGCGGCCGTCCGCTCCTTCTCGTCCTGGGCGCAGCGCTCCGAGCGCCTGCCGATCGACGTCGCCGCGCGCCTGCGCACCCCGAAGGGCGGGCGCCCCCTGCCGCGCGTGCTCACGGAGCCGCAGACCGAGCACCTGATCGACGTGGTCGCTGCGCGCGGGGCGACCGAGGACCCGGTGGCCCTGCGCGACCTGGCGATCGTCGAGCTCCTCTACGCGTCCGGCATCCGCGTCTCCGAGCTCGTGGCGATCGACGTCGGCGACCTCGACCTGAGCCGGCTCACCGTGCTGGTCACCGGCAAGGGGAGCAAGCAGCGCGTCGTGCCGTTCGGCGTGCCCGCGAAGGAGGCGCTCATCGCCTACCTGGAGAAGGCCCGCCCGCAGCTGCTCCCGGACGTGACCGCGACCGGCGCGAGCACGTCGGCCCTGCTCCTCGGCCGACGCGGCGCCCGCCTCACCCCGCGCACCGTCTACGGCGTCGTCGCCCGGCTCCTCGACGGCGGCCAGGGCTCCGGCCCGTCCGGCCCGCACACCCTCCGGCACACCGCGGCGACGCACCTGCTCGACGGGGGAGCGGACCTCCGCGCCGTGCAGGAGCTGCTCGGCCACGCGAGTCTCGGCACCACGCAGATCTACACCCACGTCTCGACCGAGCGGATCCGCGAGGCCTACCGCCTCGCTCACCCGCGCGCCTGA
- a CDS encoding sugar porter family MFS transporter has translation MTSGRSDTIPNPSAAKLKRKVIGLAIAAAVGGFLFGFDSSVVNGAVEAVQGEFELSAALIGFAVASALLGCALGAYLAGRLADRWGRIKVMLLGAGLFFISSIGAGAAFAVWDLVLWRVVGGLGIGIASVIAPTYISEIAPKAIRGALASLQQLAITLGIFAALLSDTIIAEGAGGASEPYWFGVAAWRWMFIACAVPAVIYGLLALTLPESPRYLATRGRSEDARKVLATVTPRDEVDEALADIQKKIDEDAENAQRSSLRGPALGLLPVVWVGILLSVFQQFVGINVIFYYSTSLWSAVGFDESNSFAISVFTSVVNVVVTFVAIFLVDKVGRKPLLLVGSAGMAISLGLMALAFSQSTISGEDVSLPGAWGPIALVSANAFVVFFGATWGPLVWVLLGEIFPNRIRAAALGLAASAQWIANFAITVTFPILSQDVSLTLAYGLYAAFALISFFFVFMFVPETKGRSLEEMDTLHIRTVMKSARK, from the coding sequence ATGACCAGCGGACGATCTGACACCATCCCGAACCCCTCGGCGGCGAAACTGAAGAGGAAGGTGATCGGTCTCGCCATCGCGGCGGCGGTCGGCGGCTTCCTCTTCGGCTTCGACTCGTCCGTGGTCAACGGAGCGGTCGAGGCGGTGCAGGGCGAGTTCGAGCTCTCGGCCGCGCTGATCGGCTTCGCCGTCGCGTCGGCCCTCCTCGGCTGCGCACTCGGCGCCTACCTGGCAGGTCGCCTCGCCGACCGCTGGGGCCGCATCAAGGTCATGCTGCTCGGCGCAGGCCTCTTCTTCATCTCCTCGATCGGCGCGGGCGCGGCCTTCGCCGTGTGGGACCTCGTCCTCTGGCGCGTCGTCGGCGGCCTGGGCATCGGCATCGCCTCGGTGATCGCCCCCACCTACATCTCCGAGATCGCGCCGAAGGCGATCCGCGGGGCGCTCGCATCGCTCCAGCAGCTCGCGATCACGCTCGGCATCTTCGCCGCGCTGCTCTCGGACACGATCATCGCGGAGGGCGCCGGCGGCGCGTCCGAGCCCTACTGGTTCGGCGTCGCGGCCTGGCGCTGGATGTTCATCGCCTGCGCCGTTCCGGCCGTCATCTACGGTCTGCTCGCCCTGACGCTGCCCGAGTCGCCGCGCTACCTCGCGACACGTGGCCGCTCGGAGGACGCGCGCAAGGTCCTCGCGACGGTGACTCCGCGCGACGAGGTGGACGAGGCGCTCGCCGACATCCAGAAGAAGATCGACGAGGACGCCGAGAACGCCCAGCGCTCGAGCCTGCGCGGACCGGCGCTCGGCCTGCTGCCGGTCGTCTGGGTCGGCATCCTGCTCTCGGTGTTCCAGCAGTTCGTCGGCATCAACGTGATCTTCTACTACTCGACCTCGCTCTGGAGCGCCGTCGGCTTCGACGAGTCGAACTCCTTCGCCATCTCGGTCTTCACCTCGGTGGTCAACGTCGTGGTCACCTTCGTCGCGATCTTCCTGGTGGACAAGGTCGGCCGGAAGCCGCTGCTGCTCGTCGGCTCCGCCGGCATGGCGATCTCGCTCGGACTGATGGCGCTCGCCTTCAGCCAGTCGACGATCAGCGGCGAGGACGTCTCGCTGCCCGGCGCCTGGGGCCCGATCGCGCTGGTCTCGGCCAACGCCTTCGTCGTCTTCTTCGGCGCGACCTGGGGCCCGCTGGTCTGGGTGCTGCTCGGCGAGATCTTCCCGAACCGGATCCGCGCCGCCGCCCTGGGCCTCGCCGCCTCGGCGCAGTGGATCGCCAACTTCGCGATCACGGTGACCTTCCCGATCCTGTCGCAGGACGTCTCGCTGACCCTCGCCTACGGCCTCTACGCGGCCTTCGCGCTGATCTCGTTCTTCTTCGTCTTCATGTTCGTGCCCGAGACCAAGGGCCGCTCGCTGGAGGAGATGGACACCCTGCACATCCGCACCGTGATGAAGTCGGCGCGCAAGTAG
- the rpsB gene encoding 30S ribosomal protein S2 — MAVVTMRQLLDSGVHFGHQTRRWNPKMKRFILTERSGSYIIDLQQSLAYIDKTYDFVKETVAHGGTILFVGTKKQAQNAISEQATRVGQPYVNQRWLGGLLTNFQTVSKRLARMKELEELDFDDTTKSGFTKKELLIKKRELDKLHKSLGGIRNLSKTPSALWVVDTKKEHLAIDEAKKLGIPVIGILDTNCDPDEVQYPIPGNDDAIRSVSLLTRIVADAAAEGLIQRHQKPEAEGNVSAVEPLAEWEKELLTTSDDSAASTDAAATDAPASDVQEPAEQAGAETEKVADAELATADEAVAEAEAPAESATDETPASV; from the coding sequence ATGGCAGTCGTCACCATGCGCCAGCTGCTCGACAGCGGCGTCCACTTCGGGCACCAGACCCGTCGCTGGAACCCGAAGATGAAGCGCTTCATCCTGACCGAGCGCTCGGGCAGCTACATCATCGACCTCCAGCAGTCGCTGGCCTACATCGACAAGACCTACGACTTCGTCAAGGAGACGGTCGCCCACGGCGGCACCATCCTCTTCGTCGGCACGAAGAAGCAGGCGCAGAACGCGATCTCCGAGCAGGCGACCCGCGTCGGCCAGCCCTACGTCAACCAGCGCTGGCTCGGTGGCCTCCTCACCAACTTCCAGACGGTCTCCAAGCGCCTCGCGCGCATGAAGGAGCTCGAGGAGCTGGACTTCGACGACACGACGAAGAGCGGCTTCACCAAGAAGGAGCTCCTCATCAAGAAGCGGGAGCTCGACAAGCTGCACAAGTCGCTCGGCGGCATCCGCAACCTCTCGAAGACGCCGTCGGCCCTCTGGGTCGTCGACACCAAGAAGGAGCACCTCGCGATCGACGAGGCCAAGAAGCTGGGCATCCCGGTCATCGGCATCCTCGACACGAACTGCGACCCGGACGAGGTCCAGTACCCGATCCCGGGCAACGACGACGCGATCCGCTCGGTGAGCCTGCTCACCCGCATCGTCGCCGACGCCGCGGCCGAGGGCCTCATCCAGCGTCACCAGAAGCCCGAGGCCGAGGGCAACGTCTCCGCCGTCGAGCCGCTGGCCGAGTGGGAGAAGGAGCTGCTCACCACGAGCGACGACTCCGCCGCCTCGACCGACGCCGCCGCGACCGACGCCCCGGCGTCCGACGTCCAGGAGCCCGCCGAGCAGGCCGGCGCCGAGACCGAGAAGGTCGCCGACGCCGAGCTCGCCACCGCCGACGAGGCCGTCGCCGAGGCCGAGGCTCCCGCCGAGTCCGCGACCGACGAGACCCCCGCGTCCGTCTGA
- the tsf gene encoding translation elongation factor Ts, translating to MANFSLADVKTLREQLGTGMVDTKNALVEADGDLDKAVEILRLKGAKGNAKRADRSTSEGLVAAAEKDGVATLIELACETDFVAKGTKFIALADGVLAAVVAAGATTVEEGLAAPAGDKTVADLINDEAAILGEKVELRRVAAVSGEHFAVYLHKTNKDLPPQVGVVLGYSGDDAETARSIAQHISFANPSYLSREDVPQSEVDNERRIVEEISRGEGKPEAALPKIIEGRVNAYFKQVALLDQDYAKDNKLSISKVVADAGLTVSGFARFKVGA from the coding sequence ATGGCTAATTTCAGCCTCGCTGACGTCAAGACGCTGCGCGAGCAGCTCGGAACCGGCATGGTCGACACCAAGAACGCGCTCGTCGAGGCCGACGGCGACCTGGACAAGGCGGTCGAGATCCTCCGCCTCAAGGGTGCCAAGGGCAACGCGAAGCGCGCCGACCGCTCCACGAGCGAGGGCCTCGTCGCCGCCGCCGAGAAGGACGGCGTCGCCACCCTGATCGAGCTCGCCTGCGAGACCGACTTCGTCGCCAAGGGCACCAAGTTCATCGCCCTGGCCGACGGCGTGCTCGCCGCGGTCGTCGCCGCCGGCGCCACCACCGTCGAGGAGGGCCTCGCCGCCCCCGCCGGCGACAAGACCGTCGCCGACCTCATCAACGACGAGGCCGCGATCCTCGGCGAGAAGGTCGAGCTGCGCCGCGTCGCCGCCGTCTCCGGCGAGCACTTCGCCGTCTACCTGCACAAGACCAACAAGGACCTGCCGCCGCAGGTCGGCGTGGTCCTGGGCTACTCGGGAGACGACGCGGAGACCGCCCGCTCGATCGCGCAGCACATCTCGTTCGCCAACCCCTCCTACCTGTCGCGCGAGGACGTGCCGCAGTCGGAGGTCGACAACGAGCGCCGCATCGTCGAGGAGATCTCGCGCGGCGAGGGCAAGCCCGAGGCCGCCCTGCCGAAGATCATCGAGGGTCGCGTCAACGCGTACTTCAAGCAGGTCGCGCTGCTCGACCAGGACTACGCCAAGGACAACAAGCTGTCCATCAGCAAGGTCGTGGCGGACGCCGGTCTGACCGTGTCGGGCTTCGCCCGCTTCAAGGTCGGCGCGTAG